The window GGTTCGATCCTGCGGCGCGCCGCCGAATTTCGCGAGCCGTACTGGCTGCGTAGCGCGCGGGCCGGCGTCCGGCGTGTCGCCGATGGCGGCGACGAACACCGCTATCTGCGCTGGCCAACCATTGGCGATTGGCAGCGCGGCAAGCATTCGCTCATCCTGCCGGAGACGCTGGCCGCGGTGTTCGTCGAGCCGCCGCCCTGGCCCACCGGGGTGACGCTCTACGACTACGACGGCTGGCAACCCGACGCCACGGCCCAATGGCTGCGCTGGAATGAGTTCACCGGCCATCTGGCCAAAGTGCTGCTCAAGGTCGATCGCGCCGGCATGGCCAACTCGCTAGAGGTGCGCGTGCCGTTGCTCGATCGGGAAGTGATCGCCGTGGCCGCGCGCGTCGATTGGCGCTCCTGCCTCGACCTGCGCGACGGGCGAGGCAAGCTGCCCTTGCGCCGGGCGTTGGGCCGCCACATCGGCGCCCAGACCCAGGCCAAGCGCGGTTTCCAGATTCCCATGGCCGAATGGTTTCGCGGCCCGCTCCACGTCGTCTTCGGCGATGTACTGTTGGGTCGCGACGAATTGCTGGGCCTGCCGTTGAATCGGCCGGCGCTGGAGCGCTTGCTGGCCGACCATACCACGGGGCGGGAAGACCTGAGCCGCAGCCTGTGGAGCCTTCTCAGTTTGGGGCTATGGAATGACCGGCACCTGGAGCCGGCAATGGCGGGCCGGCCGGTCTGACCGGTCAGACCGGTCTGATAGGCGGCCGTCGCCCGTGAGCATTCGAGATAAACGAGGGACAAGCTTATGACAGAGACAACGACCGAAGAGTTGCGTGGAGTGGCCCGATCGATACGACGCGTCATTCAGCCAACGACAACTACCGATTTACTGGGCGTCACCTATACCCTGCGGCGAGAGGCGCGGCCGCAAGGCCCTGATCGTGACTACGCGGTGCTCAAGGCGCTGGCAACGGGCCGGCGTTGTGTGCTGGATGTCGGCGCCAATCTGGGCCTGACAGCCTTACTGATGACGTCGACGATGGCCCCCGACGGGCGGCTTTTCGCCTTCGAGACCTCGGAAGAGGCTTGCCGTATCATCGGTGACAACGCCGCGCTCAACGGTCTGGCCGACCGCATCGTGGTCGTCAACGCGCTCATCGCCGAGCGCTCCGGCCTGACCATTGATTTTTATGGCGACTCCTTCTCCGGCGGGGCCTCGATCATCCCCGGCTATCTGGCTCACAACCGGCCGTTGCGCAAGGCGACGATGGCCCTGGATGATTTCGTGGCCGACTGCGGCTGCGCGCCGGACCTGCTCAAAATTGACGTCGAGGGGGCGG is drawn from Candidatus Promineifilum breve and contains these coding sequences:
- a CDS encoding FkbM family methyltransferase, which produces MTETTTEELRGVARSIRRVIQPTTTTDLLGVTYTLRREARPQGPDRDYAVLKALATGRRCVLDVGANLGLTALLMTSTMAPDGRLFAFETSEEACRIIGDNAALNGLADRIVVVNALIAERSGLTIDFYGDSFSGGASIIPGYLAHNRPLRKATMALDDFVADCGCAPDLLKIDVEGAELRVLAGLNQTMAVHRPLLFVELHSWGDVTIPNTVARLLEQLAPLAYRLIYLRHKAVVDDPAVFAGRGRCHVLLCPNESSFFDELAMLDTTGL